The genomic stretch GCAGTTCCTGGAGCGGCTCGACGACGATTTTGACGTGCCCGGGGCGCTCGATGCCGCCGACGCGGCCGCGCACCGGGTGCTCACGGGCTCCGGGGATGCTGCCGAAGCCGCGGCGGTCCGGAAGGCGCTCCAGGTGCTCGGGTTTGCCTTCGCCGGGGCGCGGGGCCCCGCAAACGGCGACTTCTCGCCCTGAACTCAGCCCTCGGCCGGCCCGATGACCCGTTCACGCCGGAGCCGCTCCAGCTCGGCATCCGAAAGGCCGGCCTCCCGCAGGACCGCCTCGGTATCGACGCCGAGGTCACGCGCTGGGAAGCTAAGACGGGGCGGGGTTTCGGAAAGCTGGATGTGCGGCCCAACGACCCGCTGGCGCCCGAAGCGAGGATGATCGATCTCCAGAAGATAGCCGTTTGCCCAGGCCTGCTCCGATTCAGCGAGCTCCGAATAGTCCTGGACGAGCGATGCGGGCACGTCCTCCTGCCGGAGTCGTTCGAGCCAGTGCGCGGAGGTGTTGCTGGCGAACGCGGCCTCGAGGATTGGTTCAAGCTCGTGGCGGTTCTTGTACCGCACGTACCCGCGGGAGAATCGGGGGTCGTCGATGAGATGCTCGAGGCCGAGCGCCCGGGCGATTCTCGGCCAGAACTTCTGGTCGATGCCCACGATCATCACCCAGCGCCCGTCGGAGCACTGGTAATGGCCCACGGTCGGCGAGGCCCGGAATTCGCGCGGGCGTTCGGTGCCGAAGTGGAGCACGTGCTGGAGTTCGGGCGCCTGCAGGGCGAGCTGGGTACCGAGCAGCGACACTTCGACGACCTGCCCGCGTCCGGTCCGCTCGCGGGCGTAGAGCGCCGTCATGATTCCGAGGGCGAGGTTCATCCCGCCGGTCTGGTCGGCAATACCGGGGTAGGGGATTTCCGGCCGGTGGCCCGGTCCGCCGCCGGCGTGCTGGGCGAAGCCGGAGTAGGCCTGCGCAATCTGGTCAAAGCTCGGGAGGTGCGCCATCGGCCCCTTTGAGCCCCAGCCGGTCGCGCGGGCATAAACCAGCCGGGGATTGCGCGAGAGTACGGCGCCAGGGCCAAGGCCCCATCGTTCCATCGTGCCGGGTCGAAAGTTTTCGACCAGTACATCGGCGGTGTCCGCGAGTCGCAAGGCGAGCTCCGCGCCGTCGGGTCTGCGAAGGTCGATACAGACCGACCGCTTGCCCCGGTCGAGCGACTCCCAGAATGCCGAAAATCCGTCCGGCTCGCGCCACATGCGACGGCCGTAGTCGCCATTCGGCTCTTCGACCTTGATCACATCGGCGCCGAAGTCGGCGAGGATGACCGTCGCAAACGGTCCCTGCTGGTAC from Tepidiforma thermophila encodes the following:
- a CDS encoding CaiB/BaiF CoA transferase family protein; the protein is MSAPLEGIRVIDFTRYQQGPFATVILADFGADVIKVEEPNGDYGRRMWREPDGFSAFWESLDRGKRSVCIDLRRPDGAELALRLADTADVLVENFRPGTMERWGLGPGAVLSRNPRLVYARATGWGSKGPMAHLPSFDQIAQAYSGFAQHAGGGPGHRPEIPYPGIADQTGGMNLALGIMTALYARERTGRGQVVEVSLLGTQLALQAPELQHVLHFGTERPREFRASPTVGHYQCSDGRWVMIVGIDQKFWPRIARALGLEHLIDDPRFSRGYVRYKNRHELEPILEAAFASNTSAHWLERLRQEDVPASLVQDYSELAESEQAWANGYLLEIDHPRFGRQRVVGPHIQLSETPPRLSFPARDLGVDTEAVLREAGLSDAELERLRRERVIGPAEG